Sequence from the Hamadaea flava genome:
CGATCTGGGGCATCGACTTCGACGACCGGATGTGGTTCCTGGTCATCGGCCTGACGATCTACAACAGCGTGGTCATCGGCGAGATCCTGCGGTCCGGCATGGACGGTCTGCCGCAGGGGCAGGACGAGGCGGCCCGCGCGGTCGGCCTCAACTCCTGGCAGTCCTCGTGGATCGTCATGTTCCCGCAGGCGTTCCGGGTCATGCTGCCGGCCCTGATCAGCCAGGTCGTCGTGATCCTCAAGGACACCTCGCTCGGTGGCGTCATCATCTCCTACGAGGAGGCGCTCGGTGTCACCAAGCAGATGGTGGAGGCGTTCCGGGGCGAGAACCTCGCGATCGGCATCCCGATGTATTTCTCCGTCGGTGTCATGTACATCGTCGTGAACTACGCGCTGTCGAAGCTCGCGGGGTACCTGCAGAAGCGGCTGTCGCGCCGGGGCTACAAGCCGGTCGACAAGCCGAGTGTGGCGATCGTGGCCGAAGCGTCTGCCGGAGCGGGCGGGGGCGCGGGCATGTCCGCCTGATTTCCCGTTACGGCGCCCGTTCGGAAGAACGGGCGCCGTTCGCATCTCTGCCGTCAGCCGAGCCCGAAGTGGGCGACAAGCTTGCCTATCTGCCCGTCGATCCCGTCGAGGCGTCCGTCGATCCCGTCGAGGCGTCCGTCGATCCCGTCGAGGCGTCCGTCGATCCCGTCGAGGCGACCCTTCATCTCTACGAGCTCATCCCGCACTTCGACAAGCTCACCCTGGATCTTGTCGACACAACGATCGAGCCCACTGATCCGGAGGGTGATCGACCCCAGACTCGACCTGGTCTCGCTCCGGAGGATGGCGAGCTTTTCCCCGACGGTCGAGACGCCCTTGTGCGTGCCTTGGATCATCCGGTAGAGGACGTCGTCCTGTTCGTCGAGTCGCTCAGCTGTCTTGATCACGTGATGGTTCTCCCGTCTGCTCGTGCTTACCGAGTTTCGGGATCGGCGCCGTCCCGCCGATGAGCCTATACCGGCGCTGAGCTGGGAATCTACGCCCATTTCTCGCGCTGAAATGCCCTACCGAAGCGCTTCTCTGTGGATCATTTGGACACTCAACAGTAGAGAGTCAGCGGGCGATCTCGGTGGTACGCGACTCGCGGACGACGGTGACGCGGATCTGACCGGGATAGGTCAGCTCCTCCTCGATCTGCTTCGCGACATCCCGGGCGAGCACGGCCGCACCGATCTCGTCGACGTCCTCCGGGCGTACCATCACTCGGATCTCCCGCCCGGCCTGCATCGCGAACACCTTGTCGACGCCGGTCTTGGAGCCCGCGATCTCCTCGATGCGCTCCAATCGCTTCACGTACGCCTCCAGGCTCTCCCGCCGTGCCCCCGGTCGTCCGCCGGAGCACGCGTCGGAGGCCTGGGTCAGGACCGCCTCGATGGTCTGCGGCGCGACCTCGTTGTGGTGCGCCTCGATGGCGTGCACGACCTCCTCGGACTCGCCGCACCGGCGGGCCAGGTCGGCGCCGATGAGGGCGTGCGAACCCTCCACCTCGTGGGTGAGCGCCTTACCGATGTCGTGCAGGAAGGCCGACCGCTTGATGAGGGCCGGATCGAGACGCAGCTCGGCGGCCATGATCCCGGCGATGTGGGCGGTCTCGACCAGATGCTTCAGGACGTTCTGCCCGTACGACGTGCGGTAGCGCAGCCGGCCCAGCATCGTCACCAGCTCCGGGTGGATCTCGGTGATGCCGACCTCGACCAGCGCGTCCTCGGCCGCCCGCAGGCACAGCCGCTCGACCTCGTCCCGCGCGGTCTCGTAGACCTCCTCGATCCGGTGCGGGTGGATCCGGCCGTCGAGGACCAGCTTCTCCAGCGTGACCCGGCCGATCTCCCGGCGTACCGGGTCGAAGCAGGACAACAGCACCGCCTCGGGCGTGTCGTCGATGATCAGGTTGACCCCGGTGACCTGTTCGAACGCCCGGATGTTCCGGCCTTCGCGGCCGATGATGCGACCCTTCATCTCGTCCGAGGGCAGATGCAGGACGCTGACGACGCTCTCGGCCGTCTGCTCGCTCGCCACGCGCTGGATGGCGTCGACGACGATGTGCCGCGCCCGGTTTTCGGCCGTGGTCCGAGCGTCGTTCTCGATGTCCCGGACCAGGAGGGCGGCCTCCCGCTTGGCCTGGCCCTCGACCGCCTCCACCAGCTCGGACTTGGCGGCGTCGGCGGTGAGTCCGGCGACCCGCTCCAGCTCCCGGCGGCGGCCCTCCTCGGCGCGGTCGAGATCCTCTGACCGCTTGTTCAGCTCCGTCTCCCAGCGGACGAGGTCGAGTTCGGCGGCGGCGATCCGCCGGTCGCGCTCGGCCAGCCGCTCGGCCTCCTCGCCGTGGAGCCGCTCCCGCTCGGCCAGCCGATCTGCCTCCTCGGCGTGTCGCCGCTCCCGCTCGTCGAGCCGCTGAGCCCGTCGTTCGGCGTCCTCAGCCTGCTCCTTCGCGGTCGCGGTGAGCAGCCCGATCTCGCGTTCGGCGCTCCGGCGGGCGGCCTGCCGGGTCTGCTCGGCGTCGATCTCAGCCTGCTTGTTTGCCCGCTCCAGGATCTGCTCGGACTCGGCGTGGGCGACGTCGATGATGCGCTGCGCCTCGGCACGGGCCGCCGTGGACTCCGCCTTCGCCGCCGCCGCGTCGGCCTTGGCCGTCGTCGCGTCCCCCCGGGCCGAGCTGGCCTCCCGCTGAGCGGTCACGGTCAAGGCCCGGGCCTGTTCCAAGGCGGCGGCCGCCTCGATGGCGGCCGCGTGAACCTGGCGGGACTCCGTGTCGTCCTGGGCGATGGGTCGCTGCCAGAACGAGTGGTCGTCCAGCGGAGCCGCCTTGGGCTTGCCGACGCCGAGGTGCTTGACGACGCGTACGCCGAGGAACAGCAGGGCGACGACACCGAGGGCGAGCAGAACGACCGCGCCTGTCAGCACTCCTTCGAGCGGACTCATGGGTCGCTCCCTTCGCCGTCACACGCAGTTGTTTCGCGATGCCCGACCACGGCGAGGGTGCACGACACCTACTCGCGCCCGGATCAACGTTCGCCCAGGTAGGCGAGCGCTGAGCCGATGCCGAGAGGCAGATCGACACTGAAACTGTTGCTCTACTGTTACGCGATCTATGTTGTGTGTGTTAACCCAAGGTGGTCGGAGGTCGCCCTCGTACCACGAGGCTAGGTTGTACGGGTCGCCCGGTCAAGAACTCATGATCAGACACGATCCGGGCGTTCCCCCTCCGAGTCCATCGCTTCGAGGGCCAACCCTTCGGCCCACTCCTGCTTAGCCTCCCAGCCCATTTCCCAGACCTTATGGCCCTCTGTGTAGTCCTCCGCCTCGTCACTGACCCGGGCGAGGACGTCCTTCACGGCGCGGAACGCGATACCGGGGGGATAGCCCTTGCGGGCGAGCATGCTGACCAGCTTGCGGAAGACCTGATCAGGTTCGCCGCGAACCGTCCGCAGCTTCCGCTCGACCAGCTCCCGGGCGGTGACCTCCTCGGTCTCCACCTCCAGGTCGGCCAGCGCCTCCTTGATGACCTCCTGATCGACGCCACGCCGGCGCAGCTCCTGGCCGAGCGCGCGGCGGGCCAGCCCCTTGCCGTGATGCCGGGAGTCGACCCACGCGCGGGCGAAAGCGGCGTCGTCGATGATGCCGACCTCGTCGTAGCGGTCGAGCACCTCCTCGACGATCTCGGCGGTGATGCCGCGCTTGGTCATCGCCGCGGCCAGCTCGGACCGGGTCCTGGGGCGTACGGAGAGCTGGTTGAGGCAGATCTCCCGGGCACGCTCCCGCTCGTCCTTGGGCGGCTCCGGCTTCTTCTCCCGGAGGCCGTCTCGCAGGCTCTGCGGCGGCGTCTCCGGGGCGACCGCGGCGGCCTCTGGATCGGGGCCCCACAGGTCCGGATCGTTCTCCGGCTCCACGTGCTTGGCGCGGGACCGGCGCGGCCGCCTCGCCGGGGCGGCGTCCCACCCCCGGCCGGAGCGTCCTCGTATCGTCATTCGGCTACCCCTTACGTCGGCTTGGCCGGCCTCCGCCGGCTGGCCAGCCTGGCCGGCCTCCGCCGGCTCTCGTCGGCTTGGCCGGCTCTCGTCGGCTTGGCCGGCTCTCGTCGGCTTGGCCGGCTCTCGTCGGCTTGGTTGGCCTTCGCCGGTCGGTTGGCCTTCGCCGGTCGGCTGGCCCAACAGTTGATCTTGGCGAGTTCGGGTCGCTATAGCGACACTTTCTCGCCTAGATCAACTGACCTCGGCGGCGGCCCGAAGCGGCCGCGTCCCGCAAAGCGAACGCGCCCCGAGCGCGAACGCGGCCCCCGAGCGCGAACGCGCCCCGGAAGAAAGCGCGCCCGAAAGCGAAAGGGCGTGGTCGCCGATGAGCAGCGTCCACGCCCTGAAGTGCGAAGAGATCAGAAGTCGACGGGCGGCAGCGCCGGGCCACCGGCCTCGTCGTTGCCCGCGTTCACGCCCACACCGAGCTTCTCGAGGATCTTCTTCTCGATCTCGGCGGCGACGTCGGGGTTCTCCTTGAGGAACTCCCGCGCCTTCTCCTTGCCCTGGCCGAGCTGGTCGCCCTCGTAGGTGTACCAGGCGCCGGCCTTACGGATGATGCTCTGCTCGACGCCGACGTCGATCAGCGAGCCCTCGCGGGAGATGCCCTTGCCGTACATGATGTCGAACTCGGCCTGCCGGAACGGGCTGGACACCTTGTTCTTGACGACCTTGACCCGGGTCCGGTTGCCGACGACCTCGGTGCCGTCCTTCAGGCTCTCGATCCGGCGGACGTCCAGGCGGACCGACGCGTAGAACTTCAGCGCCTTACCACCGGTGGTGGTCTCGGGCGAGCCGAACATGACGCCGATCTTCTCGCGCAGCTGGTTGATGAAGATCGCGGTGGTGTTCGTGTTGTTGAGCGCACCGGTCATCTTCCGCAGCGCCTGGCTCATCAGCCGGGCCTGCAGGCCGACGTGGCTGTCGCCCATCTCGCCCTCGATCTCGGCGCGCGGCACGAGCGCGGCCACCGAGTCGATCACGATGAGGTCGAGCGCGCCGGAGCGGACCAGCATGTCCGCGATCTCCAGCGCCTGCTCGCCGGTGTCGGGCTGGGAGACCAGCAGCGCGTCGGTGTCGACCCCGAGGGCACGGGCGTATTCCGGGTCGAGCGCGTGCTCGGCGTCGACGATCGCGGCGATGCCGCCGCTGCGCTGCGCGTTGGCGATCGCGTGCAGGGCCAGCGACGTCTTACCCGAGGCCTCCGGGCCGTAGATCTCCACGATCCGGCCTCGCGGCAGGCCGCCGACGCCCAGCGCCACGTCGAGGGCGATGGAGCCGGTCGGAATCACAGCCATCTGCACCTGCGGGCGCTCGCCCAGGCGCATCACGGAACCCTTGCCGTGGGCTTTTTCGATCTGGGCCAGCGCTAGATCGAGCGCCTTTGACTTGTCAGGACTTGCCACTGCCATGCCTGCCACCCCTTGTTGGCCCGCCTTCGCGGGGGCCTTCGCCGTCGAGCTCTTCGTCACGCCGGACACGTTATGCGCCGGGTCTGACAAAACCGCGCCACCCCACTGTCATCCCGACCGAGGACGATACCCGTACACCTGTACTATGCGCTACCTTGACACGCTAGCGCAGCCGAGACGGCACTCGGTCGGGGTAATTCGCCACGACAGCCCGCCAGACGACGATCGCGTCGACCCCGGAGCGCAGCGCGTCGTCGATCGTCTGACCGAGCTGCGGCAACACTTGATCGGCGGCCACCGACCGCGCGTACGCGGGGCCGAAGGACTCCCCCATCCGCCGCCAGAAGTCGCTCAGCTTCATGCTCACCGTCCGCTCATCCGTGGTGTCTCCGGTCCAGCCTGCCCGGTTCGCAGCGTCAGCGCCAGCAGCGGCACCACCGCCAGCGCGGCCAGCAGTGTGAGCATCGGGTAGGAGCCGAACTGCACGATCACTCCGGAGAGCAGGCCGGCGGCCGCGCCCGCCACCCCGGTGGCCAGGTCGGACAGGCCCTGAGCGGCCGCCTTCACCGGCAACGGGACGCTCGCGGCGAACAGCGTCGAACCGGCCACCATGGTGCACGACCACCCCTGACCCAGCAGAATCAGGCCGAGCGCCAGGCGTACCACATCATGGCCGGAGGTGCCCGCGACCGCGCACGCCGCGGTCAGCAGGACCACCCCGGCGAGGATGACCCGCCGCGGCCCGAGCCGGTCGGTGGCCCAGCCGACCAGCGGCGACAGGCCGTACATGCCCGCGATGTGCAGGCCGATCACGAACCCGACGATGGTCAGCGAGGCGCTGCCGTGATGTGTATCTCCGATGTGGATGGGCGTCATGGACATCACGCCCACCATCACCAGGTGGCCCAGGGCCGTCGCGACCAGGCCGAGCCGCGCGCCGGTGATCGACCAGACCACCGTCGCGGCCTGGCGGAAGGTGGTCGTCGCCGCTGCGGCGGCCGGCGGGGCGACCGTCGCCACCCCGCCTGAGCCGACCGGCGCGACGGGCGGAGACGGCTCCGGCGCGAGCCGTTTGGCCAGCTTGAGCGGGTCGGGCCGGAGCACGGCCATGATCCAGGCAGCGCAGGCCAGGAACGTCGCGGCCGAGGCGAGATACGGCGCGGCCAGCACCGGGATGCCCGTGCCCGCCACGAGCCGGCCGACCGGGGCGGCGAGGTTCGGCCCGGCCACCGCGCCGATGGTGGACGCCCAGATCACCCAGGAGAGCTGCCGCCCACGCTGCGCCGGCTCGGCGAGGTCGGCCGCCGCGTAGCGAGACTGGTACTTACCGGTGTTGCCCGCCCCGAACAGGAACATCCCGACGATGAGCAGCGCGACGTGCCGCCAGGCCGCGGCGGCCACCACCGTGACCGCGCCGGCCGCGCCGACCAGATAGGACAGCGCCAGGCCGGGCCGGCGGCCGTACCGGTTCATGATGCGGCTGGCGGGCAGCGCACTCAGCGCTCCGCCGACCACCGCGACGCTCTGCGCCGCGCCGGACAGCGCGGTGCCGACCATCTCCTTCGTGAGCAGCGCGCCGACCGAGATGCCGATCGCCACACCGAGGCCGCTGACGATCTCGTTCGCGACCAGGACGCGCACCGTGCGGCGCTGGACGCGCGCGACATCGACCGATGACACTTCGGATGCTCCGAGGGGTAAGGAGTGAGGGTGGATCTGTCACCCTACCCTTAACGATCATCCAGTCGTGATGCCAACTCGTTCCGGCGCAGGTCAGACGGTCCAGCGGCGACCGCTCGCGGCCGCCGCGAAGGCGTCCGCGAAGGGCTCGATGTCCGCTTGGGTCACGTTCGCGATGGTTACTCGTACGCCGGGCGGACTGGCCACTCGGTGCAAGCTGCCCGGGGCGACCGCGTAACCGGAATCGCGAAGCGCGGTGAGGACCCGGGTCTCGTCATCGACGGGAATCCAGACGTTGATGCCGGTCCGGCCGTGCGCGGTGAAGCCTCTGGCCCGCAACGCGGCGACGAGCGCGTCCCGGCGGGCGTCGTACTCCCGGGCGGCGGCCGAGGTGTCGGCGGTCTCCCACAGCCGGACGAGCGTCCGCTGCAGGACGGTGGAGACCCAGCCGGCGCTCAGCCGACGGCGTCCCTCGACGCGAGCGACCGTCGCGGGGTCGCCCGCGAGAACGGCGATCCGCAGATCCGGTCCGTACGGCTTGGAGGCGCTGCGCAGGAAGACCCAGCGCGGCGTCACCCCGGCCAGCGACGCGAGCGGGACGGCCGCCAGCTCGGCCGCGTGATCGTCCTCGATCAGCAGGACATCCCGGTCTTTCAGTTCCACGGCCAGTTGGCGGGCGCGTTGTGCCGTCACCGCCGCACCGGTCGGGTTCTGCGCCCTGGTCGTGACGATGACCGCCTTGACGCCCTTCTGGAGGGCCGCTCGGAGTCCTTGGGGAGTCGGGCCGTCGTCGTCGACCGGAATCGGCACGACCGACAACCCGTGCGCCGCCACGAGATCCAGTGAGGCGGCCCAGCCCGGGTCCTCCACGCCGACCGGGTCGCCGGGCCGCAGCATGGTGCTGAACAGCAGGTCGAGGCCGTCCAACGCGCCGCCGACGACGGTGAGCGCGGCGTCGGCGGGCAGGTCCGGCAGCCGCTCGCGGGCCCGCTCGGCCAGCTCGGGCAGCACGCCGGCGTCCCGGTAGTTCGCGGTCACCCCCTGCGCGGCGACGTGGGCCAGGACGGGCCCGAGATCGGGCAGCAGACTCGGTTCGCCGAGCGCCAGATCCAGTACGCCGTCCGGCACGACCGGCCCGCCGGTGCTGCGATCGGCCGAGATCGGCGGCTCGGGGCGTACGCGGGTGCCGTGGCGACCCTGCGTCTCGACGATGCCGCGCTGCCGGAGTTGCTGGTACGCCGCCGCCGCGGTGTTCGCCGCCACGCTCAGCTCGGCCGCGAGCGCCCGAACCGTCGGAAGCAGGTCGCCTGCTCGCAGCGCACCCGTACGCACGCCGTCCTCGACGCTGCGCACGATCTCGGCTGCGGTCTTCCCGGAGATCTGATACTGTACCGCCACAGTTTCGAGACTGTACCAGAACAAAGGGCGGACCATGTACACCAAGACCCCTCGGACCACCAGTCTCCGCGAGAAGGACCGGATGAGCTACTCCCGCGAGGAGGCGCACACCATTCTCGACGAGGCCTGGTTCTGCACGCTCTCGTTCGTCCACGACGGCGAGCCGCGCGCCCTGCCCACCCTGTTCGTACGCGTGGACGACGTGGTCTACGTGCACTTCTCGACCGGCGGCCGGGTGGCCTTGGGCGGCCGCGCCGACGACCTCCGCGTCTGCCTGAGCGTCACCCACCTCGACGGCCTGGTGCTCGCCCGGTCGCAGTTCCACCACAGCGCCAACTACCGGTCGCTGGTCGCGCACGGCGTCGCCGTCACGGTCACCGACCCGGCCGAACGCGACCTGGCGTTCACCGCGCTCACGGAGAAGGTCGGCGCCGGCCGGGCCGCCGCGACCCGCCCGCCGAACGCGAAGGAGGCCGCGCAGACCGCCGTCCTGCGACTGGCACTGGACGAGGTGAGCGTGCGGGCGCGTACCGGTGGGGTCAACGAGGAAGAGGACGACCTCGAGCTGCCGCACTGGGCCGGGGTGCTGCCGATGCGTACGGTGGTCGGCCCGGCGCGCCGGGATCAGGGTGTCACCGCTCCCCTGCCCGACTATCTGCGTACGGTCCCGAGCGCGTGGCACGAGGCGCCGACGCTCAAGGGCGAGCACGTGATCCTCGAACGCCTGGACCTGTCCCACGCGCCCGGCCTGTTCGCCGCCGTCGGCGGGGACGACGAGGTGTGGCGCTACCTGCTCAACGACACCCCGCACACGGTCGAGGAGATGGCCCAGCTCGTCGCCGACGCCGAAGACCAGCACGTACGCGGTGCTCGGGTGCCCTGGGTGCAGCGGGACGCGGCCACCGGCGAGATCGTCGGCACCACCTCGTTCTACGGAGTCGACCCGCACAACCGCTCCGTCATCATCGGCATCACCACATTGGGGCGACGGTGGTGGCGTACCGGGATCAACACGGAGTCGAAGCTGCTCCTGCTCCAGCACGCGTTCGACACCCTGGGCTGCGTACGCGTCCAGTGGGAGGCCAACTCGCTCAACACCCGGTCGCACACCGCGATCGAGCGCCTGGGCGCGACCCGGGAAGGCGTCCTGCGGCGGCACAAGAAGCTGTCCGACGGCACGTGGCGGGACACCTTCGTCTTCGGCCTGACGGCCGAGGAGTGGCCGGCGGCACAGTCTTCTTTGCGGGCGCGGCTCCGCCCTAGGCTTACCTGATGCTCGGCGTGACAGATCTGGGGACGTATGTCCTCGGCACGGTGGCGATCATCCTGCTGCCCGGCCCCAACTCGATGTACGTCCTGTCGACGGCGGCCTCGAACGGCGTACGCCGGGGGTATCAGGCCGCCTGCGGCGTGTTCCTCGGCGACACCATCCTCATGATCGCCTCGGCCGCCGGGGTCGCCTCGCTGCTGCGCGCCTTCCCGCCCGTGTTCCTGGCCCTCAAGTACGCCGGCGCGGCGTACTTGGCGTATCTCGGTCTGAAGATGTTGTTCGCTCGGCCGGCTGCCGCCCCCGCCGAGGAAGCTGAGCCTGCGGTAGATCGGCCGTTCCGGCGGGCGTTCACGATCAGCCTGATGAACCCGAAGGCGATCCTCTTCTTCATCTCCTTCTTCATCCAGTTCGTCGACCCCGCGTACGCCCACCCGGCGGTGACCTTCACCGTGCTGGGCGCGATCGTGCAGCTGTTCAGCTTCCTCTACCTGACCGCGCTCATCTTCACCGGCGACCGGCTCGCCGCGGTGTTCCGCCGTCGGCGACGGTTGGCTCGCGCGGGTGCGAGCGCTATCGGGGTGCTGTTCCTGGGCTTCAGCCTGCGCCTCGCCACCGCTTCCCTCTAACCCCTCCCCGTTGATCATGGAGTTGACTGTGGTCTCGACGGCGTGTCGACACCGGAAACTCCATGATCAACGCAGTGGGCGGATGCCACGGTCAGGTGAGGGCGAGGTCGCCTCGGCCGAGGGCGGTGACGATCTCGTTCAGCACCGGCACGTCCGCGCTGACCGGTCGCCGGGCGAAGCGCTGGTGACTGCGATGCCGCCTGACGACGACGAAGTGCACCGCTGCGCGTACCAGTGCTCGATCCGCGGCGCTGGAGCGAGTCGTCTCCGCGACCAGTCGGCGGAGGGTGACCGCGATGCGTTCGGCGAGCGGGAGGTCGTGCGGGGCGCGGACCTGGACCCAGGCCAGGTGACCGTCGAGCTGGCGGAGCAGCACGTCTGATTCGTGGGCGGCGGTGCGGCGCGGGCGGATTCGACGGTCGTCCATTGCTGGGACCCCCAGGCTGATTCGATGGACTACTCAACGTCTCTACGACGGTAACCGAGAGTCACGAAACGGGCAAGACTTGCATGGTGGACGATTTGCGCACGCCGCCGTTTGTCAGGGGTTCGGGGCAGGATGGATGACGTGACCGACGTGCTGGAGCTGTTCGGCCCGGCGACCCGGGAATGGTTCTCGACCGCCTTCGCCGCCCCCACCGCCGCCCAGGCGGGCGCGTGGCAGGCCGTGGCGGCGGGGCGGCATGCCCTGGTCGTGGCACCGACCGGGTCCGGCAAGACGCTCGCGGCGTTCCTGTGGGCGCTGGACCGGCTGGCCCACGAGCCCGTGCCGGCCGAACCCGAGAAGCGCTGCCGGGTCCTCTATGTGAGCCCGCTCAAGGCGCTCGCGGTCGACGTCGAGCGCAACCTGCGGACGCCGCTGACCGGCATCCGGCACGCCGCCGACCGGCTCGGCCTCACCGAGCCCGCGGTGACCGTGGCGATGCGGACCGGCGACACCCCCGCCGACGAGCGGCGAGTGTTCGCCAAGCGCCCGGCCGACATCCTGATCACCACGCCGGAGTCGCTGTTCCTGCTGCTCACCTCGCAGGCACGGGAGGCGCTGCGGGGCATCGAGACGGTGATCCTCGACGAGGTCCACGCGGTCGCGGGGACCAAGCGCGGCGCACACCTGGCGCTGTCGCTGGAGCGGCTGGACGCGCTGCTGGCCAAGCCCGCGCAACGGATCGGGCTGTCGGCCACCGTGCAGCCGACCGAGGTGGCCGCCCGGTTCCTCGGCGGGGCCGCGCCGGTAGAGGTCGTCCAACCGCCGACGGCCAAGACGATCGAGGTCTCGGTCGAGGTGCCGGTCGAGGACATGACCGCGCTCGACGAGGGCCGGGCCGACGACGAGGGGCCCCGGCGCGCCTCCATCTGGCCCGCCGTCGAGGAACGGGTCTACGAGCTGATCAAGGGGCACCGGTCGACGATCGTCTTCACCAACTCCCGGCGAGGCTCGGAGCGGCTGTGCGCCCGGCTGAACGAGCTGGCGGTGGAGGACCTCGATCGCGCGATCCCGATGCCGGCGCAGATCATGGCGCAGGCGGGCGCGGGTTACGGAGCGCCGGGCGTGATCGCCCGCGCCCACCACGGTTCGGTGTCCAAAGAGGAACGAAAGCACATCGAGGAGCAGCTGAAATCGGGGCAGCTGCCCGCCGTCGTCGCCACCTCCAGCCTCGAACTCGGCATCGATATGGGCTCGGTCGACCTCGTGGTGCAGGTCGGCGCGCCGCCCAGCGTCTCGGCCGGCCTCCAGCGGGTCGGCCGCGCCGGGCACCAGGTGGGCGCGATCTCCCGTGGCGTGGTCTTCCCGATGCACCGTGGCGACCTGCTCACCTCGGCCGTGGTCTCGCGGCGGATGGTCGGCGGCACCCTGGAATCGCTCGACTACCTGCACAGCCCGCTCGACGTGCTGGCCCAGCACATCGTGGCGATGACGGCGCTCGACGAGTGGACCGTCGCCGACGCCGCGACCCTCGTCCGGCGGGCCGCACCCTTCGCGGAGCTGCCCGACTCGGCCCTGCACTCGGTGCTCGACATGCTTTCCGGCCGCTACCCGTCGACCGCGTTCGCCGAGCTGCGGCCGCGCATCGTGTGGGATCGGGCCACCGACCGGATCACCGGCCGGCCCGGCAACCAGCGCCTCGCGGTCACCAGCGGCGGCACCATCCCCGATCGAGGGCTGTTCGGCGTCTTCCTCGCCGGCGCCGCGAAACCCGCCCGCGTCGGGGAACTCGACGAGGAGATGGTCTACGAGTCCCGGGTCGGCGACGTCTTCGCCCTCGGCACCAGTTCATGGCGGATCGAGGAGATCACGCCGGATCGCGTACTGGTGTCGCCGGCGCCCGGCCAACCGGCGCGGCTGCCGTTCTGGAAGGGCGATCAGGCCGGGCGACCGGTCGAGCTCGGCAAGGCCATCGGCTCCTACCTGCGTACGCCGTCTGATGTGGAGGGATTGGATCCGGCGGCCCGGGAGAACCTGTCGGCGTACCTGGCGGAGCAGCGTGAGGCCACCCGGCACCTGCCCGACGACCGGACCGTCCTCGTCGAGCGGTTCCGGGACGAACTCGGCGACTGGCGGATCGTGCTGCACTGCGTACTGGGAGCGCCGGTCAACGCGCCGTGGGCGTTGGCCATCGGGCAGCGGCTGTCCGAACGCCTCGGCGTCGACGCCCAGGTCCACGCGGCCGACGACGGCATCGTCATCCGGCTGCCTGAGGGCGCGGAGGAACCGCCGAGCGCGGCCGACCTAGTCTTCGACCCCGACGAGATCTCGATGATCGTGGCCGACGGCGTCGGCGGCTCGGCCCTGTTCGCGTCGCGGTTCCGCGAGTGCGCCGCGCGGTCGCTCCTGCTTCCCCGGCGCGACCCGGGCAAGCGGCAACCGTTGTGGCAGCAGCGTCAGCGGGCCGCCCAGTTGCTCGACGTCGCCCGGGACTTCCCCGACTTCCCGGTCACGCTGGAGGCGGCGCGCGAATGCCTGCGCGACGTCTTCGACCTGCCCGCCCTGACCGACTTGATGCGCTCGGTCGCGGCTCGACGCGTACGCCTCATCGACGTGAGCACGGCCAAGCCGTCACCGTTCGCCCGCTCGCTGCTGTTCGGCTACGTCGGCGCCTTCCTCTACGGCGAGGACGTCCCGCTGGCCGAACGCCGGGCGGCGGCGCTGTCGCTGGACCCGACCCTGCTGGCCGAGCTGCTCGGCCGGGTCGAGCTGCGGGAACTGCTCGACCCCGCCGTCATCGAGGCGGTCGCCCAGCGTCTGCGGTGGGCCGAACGGCCGCTCCGCGACGGCGAGGACGTCGTCGAAGCACTGCGTCAGCTGGGCGAACTGACTCTCGACGAGCTGACCGCGCTCG
This genomic interval carries:
- a CDS encoding aminotransferase class I/II-fold pyridoxal phosphate-dependent enzyme, coding for MAVQYQISGKTAAEIVRSVEDGVRTGALRAGDLLPTVRALAAELSVAANTAAAAYQQLRQRGIVETQGRHGTRVRPEPPISADRSTGGPVVPDGVLDLALGEPSLLPDLGPVLAHVAAQGVTANYRDAGVLPELAERARERLPDLPADAALTVVGGALDGLDLLFSTMLRPGDPVGVEDPGWAASLDLVAAHGLSVVPIPVDDDGPTPQGLRAALQKGVKAVIVTTRAQNPTGAAVTAQRARQLAVELKDRDVLLIEDDHAAELAAVPLASLAGVTPRWVFLRSASKPYGPDLRIAVLAGDPATVARVEGRRRLSAGWVSTVLQRTLVRLWETADTSAAAREYDARRDALVAALRARGFTAHGRTGINVWIPVDDETRVLTALRDSGYAVAPGSLHRVASPPGVRVTIANVTQADIEPFADAFAAAASGRRWTV
- a CDS encoding bifunctional pyridoxamine 5'-phosphate oxidase family protein/GNAT family N-acetyltransferase, producing the protein MYTKTPRTTSLREKDRMSYSREEAHTILDEAWFCTLSFVHDGEPRALPTLFVRVDDVVYVHFSTGGRVALGGRADDLRVCLSVTHLDGLVLARSQFHHSANYRSLVAHGVAVTVTDPAERDLAFTALTEKVGAGRAAATRPPNAKEAAQTAVLRLALDEVSVRARTGGVNEEEDDLELPHWAGVLPMRTVVGPARRDQGVTAPLPDYLRTVPSAWHEAPTLKGEHVILERLDLSHAPGLFAAVGGDDEVWRYLLNDTPHTVEEMAQLVADAEDQHVRGARVPWVQRDAATGEIVGTTSFYGVDPHNRSVIIGITTLGRRWWRTGINTESKLLLLQHAFDTLGCVRVQWEANSLNTRSHTAIERLGATREGVLRRHKKLSDGTWRDTFVFGLTAEEWPAAQSSLRARLRPRLT
- the leuE gene encoding leucine efflux protein LeuE, which produces MLGVTDLGTYVLGTVAIILLPGPNSMYVLSTAASNGVRRGYQAACGVFLGDTILMIASAAGVASLLRAFPPVFLALKYAGAAYLAYLGLKMLFARPAAAPAEEAEPAVDRPFRRAFTISLMNPKAILFFISFFIQFVDPAYAHPAVTFTVLGAIVQLFSFLYLTALIFTGDRLAAVFRRRRRLARAGASAIGVLFLGFSLRLATASL